One window of the Cryptomeria japonica chromosome 7, Sugi_1.0, whole genome shotgun sequence genome contains the following:
- the LOC131046075 gene encoding isoeugenol synthase 1-like, whose amino-acid sequence MLTDLKEDKATLEPILNKWMAREADLELMCSSYEEGEVDANIKSTCELVKEFLQSEFGNEVDRIKSLAPFQRINDVRKTIRRATEEARIPYTFVSANSNAPYFIDYFLHPCQKPSLTKLVIYGDGFTKDGIVALNIMVANDPRTLNKLVIYKPPMNVISQSKVVSLWKKKTGRTLKRVYSPEAEMVNLSESKIKSFDT is encoded by the exons ATGTTGACTGATCTGAAGgaagacaaggctactctggagccaattttaaataaatggatggcAAGGGAAgcagatttggaacttatgtgctcatccTATGAAGAGGGAGAGGTTGATGCcaatattaaatccacatgtgagttggtaAAAG AGTTCCTGCAATCAGAATTCGGCAATGAAGTGGACAGAATCAAGTCACTGGCTCCCTTTCAGAGAATAAATGATGTTAGGAAGACCATTCGTAGAGCAACTGAAGAGGCACGGATTCCATACACCTTCGTTTCTGCAAATTCTAATGCTCCTTATTTTATTGATTACTTCCTTCATCCTTGTCAGAAACCATCACTTACAAAACTTGTTATCTATGGAGATGGTTTTACTAAAG ATGGAATCGTCGCTCTAAACATAATGGTGGCCAATGATCCCAGAACACTAAACAAGCTAGTGATTTACAAACCTCCAATGAATGTCATTAGCCAAAGCAAGGTTGTTTCACTATGGAAGAAGAAAACTGGACGGACTCTTAAAAGGGTCTATTCGCCTGAAGCAGAGATGGTGAATCTCTCGGaaagtaagattaaatcatttgatacataa